From a single Nakaseomyces glabratus chromosome H, complete sequence genomic region:
- the LIF1 gene encoding Lif1p (CAGL0H03113g~Ortholog(s) have chromatin binding activity, role in double-strand break repair via nonhomologous end joining and DNA ligase IV complex, nuclear chromatin localization): MSCYASCIDVQGSDEEVILCQCELFDDVDDSRVKRLIFSDGECIFERTEFGESVLELYVDDSQRNDIWKGYISVLTAGKFPMKGRIDPLYSHIEYISGNSSGLASNSGQLTMFQKTGEISRSIAVLTVNEAKESEIDLFQVSKQLYCNLVKSNEDVKALNERIFQLEMNYDNLQSDFDEMVDNIKRRDKLSRDVMIGLLNEKKARIRILTSLMERAGVSLPDGDKSDSELLNSHVQDAVSELNSPGKRRVAAWRDKKSIKRLEPVKKKLKIKEEESLPEIGSDFEDFEFFGISKSPEKKHHLTTENHSGESSTSKDNSVAGGDTESDTSIKQETTNKVNTLALTNDVVAANSSEEETDTDISTEKLTP; this comes from the coding sequence ATGAGTTGTTATGCAAGCTGTATCGATGTCCAAGGTAGTGACGAGGAGGTAATTCTCTGTCAATGTGAGTTATTTGATGACGTCGATGACTCCAGGGTCAAACGGTTAATTTTCAGTGATGGTGAGTGCATCTTTGAGAGAACTGAGTTTGGAGAAAGTGTGCTGGAGCTATATGTGGACGATTCCCAGAGAAACGATATATGGAAAGGTTACATTAGTGTCTTAACTGCAGGGAAATTTCCCATGAAAGGGAGAATAGATCCCTTATACTCCCATATAGAATATATTTCTGGAAATTCTTCTGGCCTTGCAAGTAACTCTGGACAGCTAACAATGTTCCAGAAGACTGGCGAAATCTCACGTAGTATTGCAGTACTTACAGTCAATGAGGCCAAAGAGAGTGAGATTGACCTTTTTCAGGTATCTAAGCAACTGTATTGCAACCTAGTCAAATCAAATGAGGATGTCAAAGCGCTAAACGAAAGAATTTTCCAATTAGAAATGAATTATGACAATTTACAAAGTGATTTCGATGAAATGGTAGATAATATAAAGCGCAGAGACAAATTGTCCAGGGACGTCATGATTGGTCTGTTAAACGAGAAGAAAGCAAGAATTAGAATACTGACGTCCTTGATGGAAAGAGCCGGTGTATCCTTGCCTGATGGAGATAAAAGTGATTCTGAACTGTTGAACAGCCATGTACAAGATGCGGTTTCTGAGCTCAACTCTCCTGGAAAGAGAAGAGTAGCTGCCTGGAGAGATAAGAAGTCCATAAAAAGACTGGAACCTgtcaagaagaagctgaaaattaaagaagaagaatctCTTCCAGAAATCGGAAGCGACTTTGAGGATTTCGAGTTTTTTGGTATATCGAAGTCGCCAGAAAAGAAGCACCATCTCACTACCGAGAACCATAGCGGCGAGTCATCCACATCCAAGGACAACTCTGTAGCAGGTGGAGATACCGAAAGTGATACGTCCATCAAACAAGAAACTACTAATAAAGTTAATACATTGGCACTGACAAATGACGTAGTGGCTGCAAACtcttctgaagaagaaactgatACAGATATATCCACGGAAAAATTGACACCATGA
- the NBP35 gene encoding Fe-S cluster-binding ATPase (CAGL0H03091g~Ortholog(s) have 4 iron, 4 sulfur cluster binding, ATPase activity, iron ion binding activity, role in iron-sulfur cluster assembly, tRNA wobble uridine modification and Nbp35-Cfd1 ATPase complex, nucleus localization): MSTEVISTSVVSEPTQEILPAEYSLDAPEPEHCPGPESEMAGKADACQTCENKDICESLPKGPDPDIPLITENLSGIKHKILVLSGKGGVGKSTFTTMLSWALSADDNLQVGAMDLDICGPSLPHMLGCTDEVVHESNTGWTPVYVAENLAAMSIQFMLPEDDSAVIWRGNKKNLLIKKFLKDVVWDDLDYLVVDTPPGTSDEHISINKYMKESGIDGALVVTTPQEVALLDVRKEIDFCRKAGINILGLVENMSGFVCPNCKGESQIFKPTTGGGEALCKELGIKFLGSVPLDPRIGRCSDEGESFLDEFPDSPATLAVLNVVEELRDAVGDV; the protein is encoded by the coding sequence ATGTCAACTGAAGTGATATCAACCTCAGTGGTGTCTGAACCGACACAAGAGATACTTCCAGCGGAGTATTCTCTAGATGCGCCTGAACCAGAACACTGTCCCGGGCCAGAGTCTGAAATGGCTGGTAAGGCAGATGCCTGTCAGACTTGTGAGAATAAAGATATATGTGAGAGTCTACCGAAAGGTCCTGATCCGGACATACCTTTGATTACAGAGAATTTGAGCGGTATAAAGCACAAAATACTAGTTTTATCTGGTAAAGGAGGTGTTGGTAAGTCTACATTTACCACTATGCTAAGTTGGGCATTATCTGCTGATGATAATTTGCAAGTTGGAGCCATGGACTTGGATATTTGCGGGCCTTCCTTGCCCCATATGCTAGGTTGCACCGACGAAGTAGTGCATGAATCAAATACTGGGTGGACACCTGTATATGTCGCTGAGAACTTGGCAGCTATGTCTATACAATTCATGTTACCAGAGGATGACTCAGCAGTGATTTGGAGAGGtaataagaaaaatttattgatcaagaagttTCTGAAGGATGTGGTTTGGGATGATCTTGATTATTTAGTCGTGGACACGCCACCAGGAACATCCGATGAGCATATTTCgattaataaatatatgaaGGAATCGGGTATAGATGGGGCTTTAGTTGTCACTACACCACAAGAAGTAGCCTTGTTAGATGTACGGAAGGAGATAGATTTTTGCAGAAAGGCGGGCATAAACATTTTGGGTTTGGTGGAAAATATGAGTGGATTTGTGTGCCCAAATTGTAAAGGAGAATCGCAGATTTTCAAACCAACTACTGGAGGTGGTGAAGCTCTATGTAAAGAACTAGGTATCAAATTCCTCGGTTCAGTACCACTTGATCCACGAATTGGAAGATGCTCTGATGAGGGTGAAAGTTTCCTTGACGAATTTCCAGATAGCCCCGCTACATTGGCTGTATTAAATGTTGTAGAAGAATTGAGAGATGCAGTTGGTGATGTCTAA
- the MF(ALPHA)2 gene encoding Mf(Alpha)2p (CAGL0H03135g~Mating pheromone alpha1 precursor), producing MRFLRFISTVALLITGLATAQPVGEELGETVEVPSEAFIGYLDFGATNDVAILPISNKTNNGLLFVNTTLYNQATKGEKLSDFTKRDANPDAEAEAWHWVKIRKGQGLFRRSADASPEAEAWHWVRLRKGQGLFRRSADASPEAEAWHWVRLRKGQGLF from the coding sequence ATGAGATTCTTAAGATTTATTTCTACGGTTGCATTATTGATTACTGGATTGGCAACCGCACAGCCAGTTGGAGAAGAATTAGGCGAAACAGTCGAAGTTCCCTCCGAAGCATTTATAGGCTACTTGGATTTCGGTGCAACCAATGACGTCGCTATTCTTCCAATTTCCaataaaacaaacaatGGTTTGCTTTTCGTTAATACTACCCTGTATAATCAAGCCACTAAAGGAGAGAAATTATCGGATTTCACCAAGAGGGATGCCAATCCTGATGCTGAAGCTGAAGCATGGCATTGGGtcaaaataagaaaaggTCAAGGTCTATTCAGAAGAAGTGCCGATGCTAGTCCAGAGGCTGAAGCATGGCATTGGGTCAGGTTGAGAAAAGGCCAAGGTCTATTCAGAAGAAGTGCCGATGCTAGTCCAGAAGCTGAAGCATGGCATTGGGTCAGGTTGAGAAAAGGCCAAGgtttattttaa
- the SPC105 gene encoding kinetochore-microtubule binding complex subunit SPC105 (CAGL0H03047g~Ortholog(s) have microtubule binding, structural constituent of cytoskeleton activity and role in microtubule nucleation, mitotic spindle assembly checkpoint, protein localization to kinetochore, sister chromatid biorientation) has translation MKKSILKGSPTKIIRSEAETPDHNEGNESNKSNILQSQITQRVSFLPDVTLHSFDISPTKNMATSTQKPAYENDGNASMDLTEPISLEVQAGASTTEPKEETMEFTAPQNINNVENTLTAQLHSERTRKSQSELDLSTDIISQAMEMTQVLPNETNNLRKANNDANDAENEDGMEFTQIVPNIHEYSVKRRRLNDDTIEKLVSPATPPDNTSEQQIYGSDSEIIEKMSPIKIIYATEQRPASVPKQLFDDKEPNLQSPHKSENHENEKTITHSFSLKNFLSDIDYRLLENIKDIFKQKNTAITLNTLDYSIQQNLRLGQVNSVYHIDVPTWEIKTFIINELRARINQSKSMDVLENDISKTLNINSIALKYTSQSEAGIDTSLKTILAVKEFSEMETQRDWYEWRLKQLDGFREVLTDNLEILNEEYTNVKLELQKVKELKLKISDLKDTLQREIRILTEVSYEKQKNGPSLDDKIKFAKIKKTLLHHQIEVNKHDEIQRKRQQLEDDINSKTKQLIEINQSISKVTSKRKTINPMDIKKERTLLANFNLLQALSNIGCIRNSNDIIVLEFKLLGGMKILIDNSIISANEPSGITLSPEFQREPLFRYLFEEIMKEIQVKVKQNKKGNLFEMLISKVIDYIPIYNSFHLFSLIFNVKYEMENEVSKNLKISDIDYYSNANISYTIPINDILKCCRNNNSILSIKVRSESKISHDRVIKRITEKGSRIFPWLNNTNINLEIL, from the coding sequence atgaagaaaagcaTATTGAAGGGATCACCAACCAAGATTATTCGTAGTGAAGCTGAAACTCCAGATCACAATGAGGGTAACGAGTCTAACAAAAGTAACATACTACAGTCTCAAATCACTCAACGAGTTTCGTTTTTGCCTGATGTAACATTGCATAGCTTTGACATTTCACCCACTAAAAATATGGCTACATCAACTCAAAAACCAGCCTACGAGAATGACGGGAATGCTTCTATGGATTTGACTGAACCCATTTCATTAGAAGTCCAAGCTGGAGCTAGTACTACTGAACCAAAAGAAGAGACAATGGAGTTTACAGCCCCacaaaacataaataatGTGGAGAATACCCTGACAGCTCAATTACACTCTGAGCGGACCCGAAAATCTCAGAGTGAATTAGATCTATCGACAGATATTATTTCCCAAGCAATGGAAATGACTCAAGTTTTACCAAATGAAACTAATAATCTCAGGAAAGCCAACAATGATGCCAATGATGcagaaaatgaagatggCATGGAGTTTACACAAATTGTTCCAAATATTCATGAATATTCTGttaaaagaagaagactaAATGATGATACAATTGAGAAGTTAGTTTCACCGGCCACTCCACCTGATAACACTTCAGAACAACAAATATATGGATCTGACAGcgaaataattgaaaagatGTCACCtattaaaattatatatGCAACAGAACAGCGACCGGCAAGTGTACCCAAACAGttatttgatgataagGAGCCGAATTTACAGTCACCGCATAAGTCTGAAAAtcatgaaaatgaaaagacTATAACTCACAGTTtttcattgaaaaattttttaagtGATATTGATTACCGATTGCTAGAGAATATTAAAGATATCTTTAAACAGAAAAATACTGCTATCACCCTCAATACACTAGATTACTCAATTCAGCAAAACTTAAGATTAGGTCAAGTAAATTCTGTGTACCACATTGATGTTCCTACCTGGGAAATTAAGACTTTCATAATAAATGAATTACGTGCAAGGATAAATCAATCAAAGTCAATGGATGTATTAGAGAAtgatatatcaaaaacattAAACATAAATTCGATTGCATTAAAGTATACATCACAATCTGAGGCAGGTATTGACACATCTTTAAAAACTATACTTGCGGTAAAGGAATTTTCTGAGATGGAAACGCAAAGAGATTGGTATGAATGGAGGCTAAAGCAACTTGATGGATTCAGAGAAGTTCTAACAGATAATCTCGAAATCCTGAATGAGGAATATACAAATGTAAAACTTGAGTTACAAAAGGTGAAGGAACTCAAGTTAAAAATATCTGATCTTAAGGATACACTTCAAAGAGAAATAAGAATTCTAACTGAGGTGTCATAtgaaaaacagaaaaatgGCCCCTCTTTGGATGATAAGATCaaatttgcaaaaataaagaagacACTACTGCATCATCAAATTGAGGTAAACAAACATGATGAAATACAACGCAAAAGGCAACAACTTGAGGATGACATTAATTCAAAGACCAAACAACTAATAGAAATTAATCAGAGTATCAGTAAGGTTActtccaaaagaaaaaccatAAACCCAATGGACATCAAAAAAGAACGCACCTTACTAGCAAATTTCAATCTATTACAAGCACTATCTAATATTGGATGTATTAGAAATTCAAATGATATAATAGTCCTAGAATTTAAACTGTTAGGAGGAATGAAGATTCTAATTGATAATAGCATAATATCTGCTAATGAACCCAGTGGCATAACATTATCTCCTGAATTTCAAAGGGAGCCTCTATTTCGATATTtgtttgaagaaatcatGAAAGAAATCCAAGTAAAAGTCAAGCAGAACAAAAAAGGAAACCTTTTTGAAATGCTGATATCTAAAGTTATCGACTATATCCCAATATACAATTCCTTTCACCTATtctcattaatttttaatgtCAAATACGAGATGGAAAATGAGGTTTCGAAAAACTTAAAAATTTCAGATATAGACTACTATAGCAATGCTAATATCTCCTACACAATTCCAATAAATGATATATTAAAATGTTGTAGGAACAATAACTCAATTCTGTCTATAAAAGTTAGATCGGAATCGAAAATATCTCACGACAGAGTTATTAAACGTATCACAGAGAAGGGGAGCAGGATCTTCCCTTGGCTAAACAATACAAACATAAACCTAgaaattttataa
- the MMS2 gene encoding E2 ubiquitin-conjugating protein MMS2 (CAGL0H03157g~Ortholog(s) have ubiquitin conjugating enzyme activity, ubiquitin-protein transferase activity and role in free ubiquitin chain polymerization, postreplication repair, protein K63-linked ubiquitination) gives MSKVPRSFRLLEELEKGEKGLGPESCSYGLADADDITMTRWNGTILGPPHSNHENRIYSVSIECGPKYPDEPPTITFISKINLPCVDQSTGEVNKEKFNTLKDWKRLYNMETILLDLRKEMASPANKKLVQPEEGSTFK, from the exons ATGTCAAAAGT ACCAAGAAGTTTCAGGTTATTGGAAGAACTAGAGAAGGGTGAAAAGGGCCTTGGACCTGAATCCTGTAGTTACGGTTTAGCTGATGCAGATGATATTACAATGACTAGATGGAATGGTACAATCCTTGGACCACCACACAGTAACCATGAGAACCGTATATACTCGGTTTCCATTGAATGTGGACCAAAATACCCTGATGAACCACCCACTATCACATTTATCTCTAAGATAAACCTTCCATGTGTGGATCAATCCACAGGTGAAGttaataaagaaaagtttAACACATTAAAGGATTGGAAAAGACTTTATAATATGGAGACTATTCTGCTAGACCTCAGAAAAGAGATGGCTTCTCCAGCAAATAAGAAGCTAGTTCAACCAGAAGAAGGAAGCACTTTCAAATGA
- the NUP145 gene encoding nucleocytoplasmic transporter NUP145 (CAGL0H03069g~Ortholog(s) have RNA binding, nucleocytoplasmic transporter activity, structural constituent of nuclear pore activity) — MFGKPSGAAFNFGNTSTPTNTPASSTTNPLGQSNPLNNNSINIGTSTPSPSVGLFSNSSNNQQNGGLFGRTANGQQSSGLFGNNASAQQNSNLFGNSSSTQQNGGLFGNTNSTQQSGGLFGNKPQQQTGGLFGTSTAATNNVANSGLFGSSNTYKTQTTGSLFDNKQGSLNIANSGTGLGLGNKTAGLFGNSSNTNNTSGLFGNNQPSGLFGNSSTSNNILMNKPITNNLGANGQPQNNGILPTSNPYGFTMSSNTTPLTTMPEPLTGTLIKENSINTEKGASNNKRSASMSSAAPKNTSSYGQSTLISKLSSRLSSGQASKAIQGVFSPSSVKPWLGEQTSKPNRPTDLKDNILGLTVIQNNSNKKIRDISNQRENLSELRKLKIDSSRSASKKLKLLSGGSHVTKSQNLDMTEGARKQNPSADTARNDFSPSSELKSYSIPKMPLNDENVNKNNSDYWCTPSPEQLRLLTSDQLSSVSNFVIGRRNHGYITYSMPVDLRKFSDNFEINLFDNIVKFRSSKTVEVYPKNTEKPPVGYGINVPAVITLENVYPIDRKTKKYITDSSRLTEFQKFAQKLRSLRDMEFISYNPFGGVWTFKVQHFSIWGLVNESDAEIDEDDDMEDILDINKLSPQSNESQLNVSAINTGNLIDEKVYEPDIEEEDFEGLEQNEILDVAKNWDEQLRLANQGRRSIFLLPTDRAENELDLLLSNFNDAKNKTREIEQERRLNTKKYNPCSFGNGHLVIGDNRSRKILITNQVLVKDELPAVLTDRTIFDNELKTTLIHSRSSNNYPCVFKKELIFKDVLQCILPTSESYKLWNFSSILFDPIQIDCPMEAKDATLKYKRRDNICNWIKDHVRDNVYQKIKVSTTPLEKIFLHLLINEIETAAKIAIDSDNSHLSILISMLGSNDPRLKALAHTQIEQWSGIGSNVEIYVAKIYKLLSGELFKGPFSLIENAEDVNWLVLVGAALHYGEVDELSLEDLIGNSMACLSDHCSGVFYLLLKLFCSTRNADQVLQEILKESNALGIDFLWHCLQALESNGIADINNPFCDQITVQYAQNLELSGHIPEALYICAHIKDDHLAKKLFESIIFSNIHHLTLDGKPLAIMSKLMVPNEVIYRSMAQYAKYRKCHQEELEYLLKSKDTRLAKEVFITKVAPSYILGNDDSKLLSLTSMLEQFDRNSTQRNDLKVYDYYIQFKKNSENSNIIKSLASELPQFYSKHQMFENVTACCNIISNNVLSAVLDLDNDSKTKEFSNLVCNMPLGQPERKYATLHFCSRT, encoded by the coding sequence ATGTTTGGCAAACCTAGCGGAGCAGCCTTTAATTTTGGGAATACTTCAACCCCAACAAATACCCCAGCTTCCTCTACCACTAACCCATTGGGACAAAGCAACCCATTGAACAATAACTCAATTAATATTGGTACTTCGACACCAAGCCCATCTGTTGGATTGTTTAGTAATAGTAGCAATAACCAGCAGAATGGGGGATTATTCGGGAGAACTGCTAATGGACAACAAAGTTCCGGATTATTTGGAAATAATGCCTCAGCTCAACAAAATAGCAACCTATTTGGCAACTCCTCTTCCACACAACAGAATGGAGGTCTGTTCGGAAACACAAACTCTACGCAACAAAGTGGAGGTTTATTTGGTAACAAGCCACAACAGCAAACAGGTGGTCTATTTGGCACATCTACTGCAGCAACCAATAATGTAGCAAATTCTGGATTATTTGGTTCATCTAACACTTACAAAACACAAACCACTGGGAGCTTGTTTGATAACAAACAGGGATCGTTAAATATAGCAAATTCTGGTACTGGTTTAGGCCTGGGGAATAAAACAGCCGGACTTTTTGGAAACTCTTCTAATACTAACAACACTTCAGGATTATTTGGAAATAATCAACCAAGCGGACTTTTTGGAAACAGCTCAACATCAAATAATATCTTAATGAATAAGCCGATCACAAACAATCTAGGAGCCAATGGGCAACCACAAAACAATGGAATTCTACCAACCTCTAATCCATATGGGTTCACCATGAGCTCTAATACTACTCCCTTAACAACGATGCCAGAACCATTAACTGGCACATTAATCAAAGAGAACTCTATAAACACTGAAAAGGGCGCTTCGAATAACAAGAGATCCGCTTCTATGTCTTCTGCTGCACCTAAGAATACTTCTAGTTACGGTCAAAGTACTCTAATTAGCAAGCTAAGCTCACGTCTAAGTTCAGGGCAGGCCTCCAAAGCTATTCAAGGTGTATTTTCTCCTTCCTCTGTAAAACCATGGCTTGGCGAACAAACGAGTAAACCCAATAGGCCGACAGATCTTAAAGACAACATTTTAGGCCTAACAGTTATACAGAACAATAGCAATAAGAAAATTAGAGATATATCTAACCAGAGGGAAAATTTATCAGAACTTAGAAAACTAAAGATCGACAGCTCTCGAAGTGCATCTAAAAAGTTAAAACTCCTTTCAGGCGGTTCTCATGTTACTAAATCACAAAATCTTGACATGACAGAAGGAGCGCGTAAGCAGAATCCTTCAGCCGATACTGCGAGAAATGATTTTTCTCCAAGCTCTGAATTGAAATCCTATTCCATCCCTAAAATGCCTTTGAATGACGAAAATGTTAATAAGAATAACTCTGATTATTGGTGCACTCCTTCTCCAGAACAATTAAGATTACTAACCTCTGACCAACTTTCCTCTGTTTCTAACTTTGttattggaagaagaaatcatgGTTATATAACCTATTCAATGCCAGTTGATTTACGAAAATTTTCCGATAATTTTGAGATCAATTTATTCGACAATATTGTAAAATTCAGATCATCAAAAACTGTAGAAGTATACCCAAAAAATACTGAAAAACCACCAGTCGGATACGGAATAAATGTACCTGCAGTCATTACTCTAGAAAATGTCTACCCGATAGAtaggaaaacaaaaaagtaTATTACCGACTCTTCACGTTTGACAGAGTTTCAAAAGTTTGCACAAAAGCTGAGATCACTTCGTGATATGGAATTTATATCATATAATCCATTTGGTGGTGTTTGGACTTTTAAAGTCCAACATTTTAGTATTTGGGGTTTAGTTAATGAAAGCGATGCTGAAATCGATGAAGACGACGATATGGAAGATATATTAGACATTAATAAGCTTTCTCCACAATCAAACGAATCGCAATTAAATGTTTCTGCTATCAATACAGGGAATCTTATTGACGAGAAAGTATATGAACCAGACATAGAGGAGGAAGACTTTGAAGGATTAGAACAAAATGAGATTCTAGACGTTGCGAAAAATTGGGATGAACAGTTAAGGCTTGCAAACCAAGGGCGTAGGTCCATATTCTTATTGCCTACGGATAGAGCTGAAAATGAACTTGATTTATTGTTAAGTAACTTCAATGACGCAAAAAACAAGACTAGGGaaattgaacaagaaagaCGTCTTAACacaaagaaatacaatCCTTGCAGTTTTGGAAATGGTCACTTAGTTATTGGAGATAATagatcaagaaaaattCTAATCACTAACCAAGTTTTAGTTAAGGATGAATTACCTGCTGTATTGACGGATAGAacaatttttgataatgagCTAAAGACCACATTAATTCACAGTAGATCATCTAACAATTACCCATGTGTTTTTAAAAAGGAGTTGATCTTCAAAGATGTACTTCAATGCATACTACCTACAAGTGAATCATACAAGTTGTGGAATTTCTCGTCCATCCTATTTGATCCAATCCAAATCGATTGCCCGATGGAGGCGAAAGATGcaactttgaaatataaaagaagGGACAACATTTGTAACTGGATAAAAGATCACGTTAGGGATAATGTATATCAAAAGATAAAGGTTTCAACAACTCCtttggaaaaaatatttttgcatcTATTGATAAATGAAATAGAAACTGCTGCAAAAATAGCAATAGATAGCGACAATTCTCATTTGAGCATATTAATATCCATGCTAGGGTCTAATGATCCCAGACTGAAAGCCCTTGCTCATACCCAGATCGAACAATGGTCTGGCATTGGTTCTAATGTTGAGATCTATGTTGCAAAGatttataaattattaaGCGGTGAATTATTTAAAGGTCCATTCTCGCTTATTGAAAATGCTGAGGATGTGAACTGGCTTGTTTTAGTGGGTGCCGCCTTACATTATGGTGAAGTTGACGAACTTTCCTTGGAGGACTTAATCGGCAACAGTATGGCTTGTCTGTCAGATCATTGTTCAGGCGTTTTTTATCTCCTACTAAAACTATTTTGCTCAACAAGAAATGCTGATCAAGTATTACAGGAAATACTAAAAGAATCCAATGCACTTGGCATCGACTTTTTATGGCATTGTTTACAAGCGCTTGAAAGCAATGGTATTGCAGATATTAACAATCCTTTTTGTGATCAAATCACTGTGCAATATGCACAAAACTTAGAATTATCTGGCCATATTCCTGAAGCACTCTACATTTGTGCACATATTAAAGATGACCATTTGGCCAAGAAACTGTTTGAAAGTATCATCTTTAGTAACATTCACCATCTGACTTTAGATGGTAAGCCTTTAGCAATCATGTCGAAGTTAATGGTTCCTAATGAAGTTATTTATCGATCCATGGCTCAATATGCTAAGTACAGAAAGTGCCACCAAGAAGAGCTCGAATACCTTTTAAAATCTAAAGACACAAGATTAGCCAAAGAGGTATTTATTACAAAGGTTGCCCCAAGTTATATTTTAGGTAACGATGACTCAAAATTGTTATCCTTAACATCAATGTTAGAGCAATTTGACAGAAATAGTACACAACGAAATGATCTAAAGGTTTATGATTATTACATacaattcaaaaaaaattcagagaatagtaatattataaagaGTTTGGCATCAGAATTACCCCAATTCTATTCTAAACACCAAATGTTTGAGAATGTTACCGCCTGTTGTAACATTATCTCAAATAATGTTTTAAGCGCGGTGTTAGATCTTGATAATGATTCAAAGACTAAGGAGTTTTCAAACCTAGTTTGCAACATGCCCTTAGGCCAACCCGAAAGGAAATACGCCACACTTCACTTCTGTTCCAGAACTTAG